A region of Heteronotia binoei isolate CCM8104 ecotype False Entrance Well chromosome 2, APGP_CSIRO_Hbin_v1, whole genome shotgun sequence DNA encodes the following proteins:
- the ATP5F1E gene encoding ATP synthase subunit epsilon, mitochondrial yields the protein MVAYWRQAGLSYIRYSQICAKAVRAALKPQYKAEAEKAAGATIKIMKPKKE from the exons ATGGTGGCCTACTGGAGGCAGGCAGGGCTCAG CTACATCCGGTATTCCCAGATCTGCGCCAAGGCAGTAAGAGCTGCCCTAAAGCCACAATATAAAGCAGAggcagagaaggcagcaggagccaccatAAAAATAATGAAGCCCAAAAAAGAATGA